DNA sequence from the bacterium genome:
TTCGTCGGACAATCGAAACTCAAAGAAAATCTTTCGGTATTCATTCAAGCGGCAAAAGGGCGTGGTGAGCCATTGGATCACACGCTCTTTAGTGGGCCTCCCGGTTTAGGCAAGACGACCCTGGCGACTATAGTCGCCAACGAGTTGGAAGTCGATTTCCGAGCGACCTCTGGTCCGACGTTGGAGCGTCCCGCCGATTTAGCCGGTATTCTGACATCGCTTGCTCCCCGTTCAATCCTCTTTATTGACGAAATTCACCGTTTGAACCCCGTCGTCGAGGAATACCTCTACCCGGCGTTAGAAGAGTTTCGCATCGATATCATTATCGACAAAGGTCCGGCTGCTCGCACAATTCAGTTGAACTTACCGCCATTCACATTAATCGGCGCAACGACTCGCGCTGGATTGCTTACTGCGCCGCTCCGCGCCCGATTCGGAGTTACCGCCCGGCTTGATTATTACCATGCCGATGAATTGGCGCGTATCGTGCATCGCAGCGCCCGCCTGCTGAACATTCCGGTCGATAAGAGCGCCGCCACCGAAATCGCGTCACGTTCCCGCGGTACGCCGCGGATCGCAAACCGATTATTACGGAGGCTACGCGACTTTGCCCAAGTTGAAGGGAATGGCAGCATCGATATCCAATTGGCGAAATCTTCCTTGCATCGATTAGAAATTGACGAAGCTGGTCTCGATGAAATGGATAAACGAATCCTCAATTCGCTGATTCAGAAATTCGGTGGGGGTCCGACCGGATTAACGACAATCGCAGTCGCAGTGGGAGAAGACCCTGGCACTATCGAAGAAGTCTACGAACCGTTTCTGATTCAGGAAGGGTTTCTTGCCCGCACCCCTCGCGGGAGAGTTGTTACCCGCCGTGCATATCAACACCTCGGTCTGAAATACACCGGATCACAGGAGTCGTTGCTTTGACACTCTCTTCCGAAGGCAAATCGATCGCGCCGGAAGATAATCTCGAGAACTACTCCTTCGATCTTCCTCCCGAACTAATCGCTCAACAGGCTGCCGAACCGCGCGATTCCTCCCGGTTATTGTACGCAAACCGTGCAAAGGGCGTTATTCAACATCACCATTTCACCGATTTGCCCGAATTGCTTCAGCCAGGTGATTTGCTGGTCTATAACAATAGCCGCGTCATTCCCGCCCGTATACATACCCACAGTCGTGGCGGCGGTAACCTTGAAATCCTGTTAGCCGAACCGATAGCGACATTGGGCGAGACCGATTTCTATCGCAGCAATTTACTGTCGCAAGGGGAAGTCGAGTGGAAAGTCCTCGCGAAACCGTCGAAACGGCTGCGCGTCGGTGACCAGATAGATTTGCCGTTTGGCGCGAATATGGAGGTGTTGAAACGCTTCGACGATGGAGAACGTATAGTTAGAATACGGTTAGCCGACGAATCGGAGACATTCCTGTCGTGGCTTACTCGGGTCGGGGAAATGCCGCTGCCGCCCTATATCGAGCGGAATGTCATCGCCGCCGACCGGGAACGTTACCAAACGGTGTATTCACAGAGCGAAGGTTCGGTTGCTGCGCCGACCGCCGGTTTGCATTTCACCCCGGAGCTAATGAATCGACTCCGAACCCGTGGTATCGAGTTTGCTGAAATAACGCTCCATGTCGGATTAGGGACGTTTCAACCGGTTCGCGTCGAGAACATTCGCGACCATCGCATTCATCCCGAATGGGTACAAGTCGAGCCAGCAGCGGTGACTACCATTCGCCGGGCAAAACAAGACGGACGGCGGGTTATTGCTATCGGAACAACAGTTACCCGAACTCTGGAAATGTTAGCGCAAAATGAGACGTTGGATGAATTTCGGAATTGGTGCGATTTGTATATCTTACCGGGACATCGCTTCCGGTTTGTTGATGGTATGATTACAAACTTTCATCTTCCGAAATCGAGTCTGTTTATTTTGATTTGTGCGTTGTTAGGGCGGGAACAAGCATTAGCGATTTATCGTACCGCGATACAGGAAAGATACCGGTTCTATAGCTATGGCGACGGTTGCCTCTTCGTATAAATCCATCGGGGGAATCATCGTTGCTGGTGGTTCCGGTAACCGGTTCGGCAGTGAAACGCCGAAGCAGTTTCTCACGCTTGGCAATCGCTGGGTGATCGAATGGTCGCTCGAACAATTCTATCGCTCGGAAGTTATCGAACATATTGTTGTCGTTGTTCCCACTGATTGGCTCGCTGTTTGTCATGAGCGATGGAAACGCTACCAACCGAAGTTGTCGGCAGTAGTAGCTGGCGGAGCGACTCGATTTCAATCGGTATCAAACGCATTGTCAGCGCTTCATGACGGTACGCAACTCGTATTAATTCACGACGCTGCTCGTCCCGGAGTTACAACGCAACTAATAGAAACCGTTGCCGACGCTGCACTGCAATGTGGTGCGGCGTTACCGGTAACGCCTGTTGCTGCCACGGTGAAGCGAATTTCCGGTGACTATGTCACAGATACGTTAGATCGTTCCGAATTGGCGTTAGCGCAAACACCGCAAGGTTTTAAACTTGATCTGCTGCGAAAAGCCATCGCCGTTTCGCCGGAGAACATCCAATCGGTTACCGATGAAATTCAGTTAATCGAAGCGATGGAACCCGGTCGTGTAAAATGGGTAGCAGGTTCCGCTCGTAACGAAAAAATCACGACCACGGAAGATTTCACTCGGATCGAACAATTGCTAACAGGAAGCCCTAACATGGAAATCCGCACCGGCATTGGTTACGACGTCCACCAATTCGCTTCCGGTCGAGCGTTGGTGTTAGGCGGCGTTACGATACCTGCTTCCGTAGGGTTGTTAGGACACAGTGATGCCGATGTGTTGTGTCATGCGATTGCCGACGCGGTGTTAGGCGCTGCCGCCTTAGGCGATATCGGCGTTCACTTTCCCGATACCGACCCCGCATGGAAAGGTATCTCGAGTCTCATTTTATTGAAACGAGTTGCTGAGTTGATAGCCGAAACAGGTTACTCCATCACGAATATCGATGCAACACTGATCATGGAAACACCAAAAGTAATGCCGTTCGCCGCCGAGATGATAGCGAATATCGCTTTTTCATTTGACTTGAAAGTTGAACAGATATCGGTAAAAGCGACCACAAACGAACGACTCGGATTTGTCGGCAGAAAAGAAGGCGCAGCCGCGATGGCGATTGCTACGCTTCGGAGAGCTGTGCGTGATTGAGCAGTTTTTGTATCATGTCGCTTTGTGGCTGGACGGGATTCACACTTGGTGGATTTACGCGGCAATCGGCAGTATCGCCTTCATCGAGAATATCTTCTTCCCGTTTCCCGGTGATGTGCTGTTAGTCTTCAGTGCGATTTACGTGCGCCAAGGTAGATTAGAGTTTTTGCCGGCGTATAGTTGGTCGATACTTGGTGGTACGCTTGGTTACCTTTGCTTCTTTTTAATTCTGCGCTCTTTAGTACATCTGCTGGAGCGGCCGGCTGTGAAGCGCTTCTTCCCCGATTCCGAGCGGTTACGGGTTCATGCGATGTTCGAAAAATATGGCGGTTGGTTAATTCTCGGAAATCGCTTTATCACGGGTGTGCGTTCGATGGTCGCGCTGATTTCCGCGATAGCCGACTATCCGATATTGCCTTTTATCGTGCTGTCGAGTATCAGTACTGCGCTTTACAATCTGATCCTTTTTATTTTAGGTTATTCGGTAGGGCATTCGGTACAATCGATCGATGAGATGATCCACGGCGCCCAAGCAACCATTGGTAGAATTGGTTGGATTCCGGTGTTAATCACAACGATTGGTCTAACATTTCTCACTATTTACATTTATCGCGTATATAAAAGAACGAAGGAGTCGAAGTGAGCGTTCGTGTCCGTTTTGCCCCCTCTCCCACCGGTGAATTACATATCGGCGGACTGCGAACTGCTCTTTACGATTGGCTCTGGGCACGTAAACAAAATGGCGCTTTTGTCTTGCGGATTGACGATACCGACCGTACCCGTTTTGTGGACGGTGCTGAGGAACGCATTGTAGCTTTTCTAAGCGACTTTGGACTAACGCCCGATGAATCGCCCCAAATTGGTGGTCCATACGCCCCCTATCGCCAATCGGATCGATTTGCGATGTATCGGGAGGCAGCTGACCGCTTACTTGCCAGCGGCGCATGTTATCGCTGTTTTTGTACGACTGAGCGAATCGATGCAATGCAGGCAGCCCGTCGCGCTCAGAAACTGCCGCCCCGCTATGACCGGCATTGCCGCTCACTTACCAAAGTGGAATCGGATCGCCGAGCGTTGACCGAACCGTTTACAATCCGGATTGCAATGCCGGACAAGGAAGTTGTCGTTCACGATGAGTTACGTGGTGATGTCCGCTTTCAGCCCGGTTCTACCGACGACACGATTTTAATCAAGTCCGATGGTTGGCCAACTTACCACATTGCAACGATTGTCGACGATTATGCTATGAAGATTTCCGATGTGTTGCGTGGGGAGGAGTGGCTCCCATCGTTACCGATTCACAAAGTGATTGCTGAGCAACTCGGTTATTCGCAACCCCGCTACTACCACACTGGTTTATTGGTTGACGCCGAAGGTAAGAAACTCTCGAAACGCACCGGTGGGGCAACTGTTGCTGAATGGCTACAGGCAGGGATTCCCCGCGAAGCCTTGCTAAATGTGATTGCTCGACTCGGTTGGGATCCCCAGACTAATGAATTGTTATCGCTTGAACAAATGGTAGAACGGTTTGAGTTGTCTGCGCTCTCGACTCATTCGACGATGTTTTCCGACACCTCGTTCCAACACTTCACTCGCGAAGCGTTTACGAAATTGTCGGTGGAACAGTTAGCGCAACAATGGCAGCCATTAGCGGAGCTGCTGCCCTTCGATAGCGAAGGTGTCGCTTTCGGATTTGCGAAAGAAGAAGCGAATTCGTTTCACGACATTACATCCGAGATGAAATATTGGATCGATTTAAAATCGGGGGTCCTTCCCCGCGAGCAAAGCGATCCCCTTCCGGAAGGATTTGTTTCATCTCTTCTCGAGACGGAAGATTTATCGCTCTGGCTCAAAGGATTATCGAAAGCGACCGGACTCAAAGGTAAAGAGCTCTGGATGTCGTTGCGGCGAAAAATAACTGGACGCGAACACGGTCCGGAGTTAATCCGGATTTGTAATTACCTTGGTAGAGAACGAGTCCTACAACTGTTACAAAAACTCAATTGACCCTATCGGAAGTTGAGGAGAGAATCATGCGTATTGTTGTTTTAATGGGTGGTGAATCGACGGAGCGCCGCGTATCGCTCGCTTCCGGGGAAGCCGTCGCTGCGGGTCTGCAGCGGTTAGGACACACGGTATACAAATTGGATCCCGTCTTCCCCGATGAATGGGCTGCCGCCGACCGTCCACTGTTAACCGGGCCAGTTGGGGAAACGCCGCCGGAAGATTTATCGCAACTGCCGCGACCGACCCCGCAACGCATTGGACGGTTGCTCGAAACGATTGCCTCGTTAGCTCCAGATGTGGTCTTTCCGATTCTGCATGGCGGTATCGGAGAAGACGGTACTTTGCAAGGATTGCTCGAGTGGGCAGGTATCCCCTTTACCGGCTCTTCTTCGATTACTTGTAAACTTGCCATGGATAAAGCAGTATCGAAGCGGCTTTTCCGGGTCTGTAACATCCCGACACCGGCGTGGATATACTTTTCCCGTTACGACAACACTCCGCTTGCAGAAATATCCAGTGAAATTGATGAGAGAATTGGATATCCTTGCGTTGTCAAACCGAATTGCGGCGGTTCTACCGTTGGTATGAGTATCATCAATTCGATCGCTGAGTTGCCCGACGCCATTGAAGCGGTGCGGAAACTTAACGACGATATCCTAATCGAAAAATACATCGAAGGTCGTGAGCTAACCGTTGCAGTTGTTGGGGATCAAGTATTGCCGGTCGTGGAGATTTGTCCTAAGAGCGGTTTCTACGATTATAAATCGAAATACACCGCTGGTAATACCGAGTATCTCGTTCCAGCCCCCATCGATGAGAATGTCTTTTTACGAGCACAGGATTTGGGGAAAGCAGTATGGCAAAGCTTGATGGCGCGCGGGTTTGGCAGATCAGACTTCCGGTTGTCACCTGATGGCTTACTTTACTGTTTGGAACTGAATACGCTGCCCGGAATGACCAATCTCTCGTTAGTACCAAAAGCGGCGGCGGCGGTTGGCATTGACTTTGACGGATTATTAGCGAAGATACTCGAAACCGTACCGTCGAAGTGACGATGGACGAACTGGATTCTTGGAACTGGAAGAAGCTGTTTGCGGCAATTTGGTTGCCGGTTGCAGTTGGTTTCGTCATCCGCGGTTTGTATCTGTACGAGTATTCCTCTTCGGTACTGTTTCTATCCCCTTCGGTTGATGCGCTCTATCATCTCGATTGGGCGGAGAAAATCTCCCACGGCATTTTCTTTCCTGAGCCCGGGCACCCATTCTTCCGGGCTCCCCTCTATCCCTTCTTCCTCGGTCTCCTCTCATGGCTCGGTTGTACTCAACTGCTGCTCGCATGGGTGCAGGTTGTTCTGAGTCTTGTTTCTATCGTATTGATTGCTGCCATTGCCGCCCGTTTACATTCGCTGTGTTCCGCTCGCATTGCCGCTTGGATTGCGGCAATCTATGCTCCGCTGTTTACCTATCAAATCGAATTCCAACTTCCCGTACTGATTGTTCCGCTATTTCTCGGTGTTGTTTACAATTTTATCGTGTTTGATTTGCATGGGAAAGCTCGATCGTTGCTTTGCGCTTCGGTAGGAATCGGACTGCTCGCCATTACGCAAGTGAATGGTCTCGTGCTGCTTCTGGTTCTATTCTATTTCATTTTTCGCAATCGGTTACAGCTCGGATTACGGAGTAGTATCCTCGTCGGTACCCTATGGTTAGTTCCCATACTACCGATCACCCTTGCCAATTGGATCGAGGCAAAGCAATTCGTTCCGATTGCAACACAGGGAGGAGTGAACTTCTATCTTGGGAACAATCCGATTGCCGATGGCGCTTATGCCGTTCATCCGCAACTAGGGTACGATTGGACTTGGGATGATGCGAAAGCATTCCTTGAGGCAAAAACCGACGCCGAAGCTGACCGTGCGTACTATCGTAAAGGCATCGAATTTTGGCGTGAGCATCCCCAAGCCGCCATCAAAGTAACACTGCGAAAACTTGGTTATCTCTTCCATCACTTTGAAATCGGGAACAATCGGGACTTGCAGCGCTTCTGGCAGGAACGACCAATCGCTCGCTGGTTGTTCACCGAATTTGCCTTTGGAGTACTTGCGACACTTGGTCTTGCTTCGATGATTCATGCGTTTAAGAATTGTACAAACCGAATCGTGATCATCAGTGGATTACTCTTCCTGCTTTCCTATGTTCCCTTTTTTATAACTGCCCGTTACCGTTTGCCGTTCGCGGTGTTGTTAATTCCCTTTGCCTCCATCTTACTCGCGCGGTTGAGCGATAAACATTCGAGGTATTCTTTATCTGATATAGTTGCGATTGTCATGTCGGTCGTTTTAGTTTGGTTGCCAGTTGGTGTACCGAAGATTGATCCCGCACATTACGAGTACACCAAAGGAAACGCATACCTGCGTCTTCACCGGTACAACGAAGCAGTTACATGCTACCGTAAGGCGTTGAGCGTTAATCCAGTTCATGAATTATCGCGAGTGAATTACTCAACGATTCTCATCGCTAATAATCGATTTAACGAAGCCGATACGCTCTTGATGTCCTACGTGACAAGAATAAGAATTGAGAGTCGCGATAGTCTTGCCGATAAGACGATCGACGGTAAAGTATGGAATAACTTAGGTGTGGTATATCAACAACTGGGAGAGTTTAGCAAGGCTGATAGCTTTTATAGTAATGCTGTTCGATCGAATCGACCCGACCGAATCGCTCTTGATAATATATCTAACTTAATCGATGCTGCGTTTCAATGCGATACAACCGACTTGGAGCAGTATCGAAAAGCGTTCTGGTATCTTTACAAACGGATGATACAAAAAATACAGTTAGAGAACGATGATCTTGATAACCTCACGGCTGAAAGTAGAGAGAAGATTCGACGCCGAATGAACGAGTTGGTCAAGATGGATCGTCACATTCAAAGCAAAAATGGAAGTGGTAAGTACTTAAGCAATTTCTGATTACACTTCCCCTAAGTAAGCCTCAATAGGAATCATCCGCCCGCCTTGTTTTGCCAGTACCACCATCGGCAATACTCTGCCAATCCCATCAAACAATTCGATTGTATTCGCTTGTGTGTCTTGCCAGAGGACGATACGGTTCACCCCGGAAAACCGTAACTGCTCATCCTGCAGCATCCGGTAATAGGCATACATGCTACTCGAACGGGGGGCATCAATGCGTGGTGAGTTGAAGAAATCCATCGCTAACGCTTGATCAGCAATTGCCCCTAATGAACGGTCGACACCATTGTAAAGACCCTCTTCCTCCAACCACTTAAACGGTGGAGCGAGCCAGCTACAGGCGATCTCCAAGGAGTCGCACACCACCCGCGTCCACTTCGCAAGGGCGAATGCCGGTTGAACTCGATGAGAGTGTTCCATGTACATTTCGCGGAGACACCAGTCGATGTCTTCAATCCGGGGTGGGTCGTTGCGGCCGCGCTTCCAGCTGTCGCGCTGCAAATACCAGATGACATACTCTTCAAAACTGGCGTAATCGATGCGTCGCATAGGAGCTTCCTTATTTCCTGCAATGTATTCAAACTCGAAACCTAACACAATGAAGAACTGCGAAGCGTCTACAAAAAGCAAACCCCCACAGCATCGCTATGGGGGGTTGTTGTCGCTCATTCGCCTCGACTGGCCGGGTCCTACCCAAGCGCCGTATTGTCGAGGGACATCGCCACGCGGTCCATCGTCAGACCGAAAGAGCCGAACGATTCGCAAGAATCGAACGGTGTCACTCAATGATACGGAAGTTTTCCGGATTTGTCAAGGAAAAAACGGCTAACTCAATAAGAAACAATAGTGTATATCAATATAGCTTTAAAGGTAGCACGACTATGGAGAAAATGCAAGGAGAGTTTGCCAAGATTAGAAAATTTCTTGAGTTGTTAACAGCAGGCGTTGCCATTTTTCAGCGCTGTGATCCCACGTGTAATCTTGCTGAATCGTTTGCCGAGCTTGCTGTCGCATCGCTTGTAGTTGTTCGGGGTTTTGCAATAGTTGAATGACTTTCGTAGCGATGTCAAGAGAATTTTCTGCCTCAAAGAGAATACCAGTGTCCTCAGAGACAAACTCGGTTTGTCCGCCGACATTCGTCACTGCTACCGGACACCCGCAAGCCATTGCTTCCGCGATGACCAAACCAAAGCCTTCGTAATACTTCGGATCGTTTCGGGTTGCCAATACGGTGAGGTTGGCTGCTCGAAAAAGTGTACGCAGCTTCGATTGTGGAAGTTGCCCGTGCCAACGTATAAGATTATCGACTTTCAATTCTTTGGCAAGTTGTTTTAGCTCCGCCTCCAATGGTCCCGTTCCGGCGAAATCGACTGTAACCGAGGGAAATTCTTTTTGAATCAGCGGAAGAGATTGAAGAAATAACTCATGACCCTTCAATCGGGTTAACATTGCAGCATAAACAAGGCGAACTCCGGTTACACTTCCGCCAATCTCGCGTAGTTCTTGCTCAGACGGTGATGCGGGAGTAAAAAAATCGGTGTTGACGCCACAGGGTATCACATGAATTCTTTCCATTGGGATTTGCCACTGCCGAAAGTGATTCGCTGTGAAGTGGCTGTTTGCTGCTATACCGGTGGCATTGCGATATGCATACAGACAGTAGTGTGTGAAGACCCGCGACAAACCGTTCCCCGGGAACAAGCGCGATACTTCATTACCATGTGCACCAATGTAGTGCGGCTTTTTGTAGTGCTTACAGAAGAGAGCAGTTACACCTGCATAGGGGAACACTGATAAATCGATTACTACATCGATTGCTACCCAATCGATCTGTCGGAATAAAACAGGTAGAATCGCAAGTCGACCTAAAGCATGCACCTTAGGTACGGAGAAGAGCAATACCTGTAAATTCTCGTTGCCAACTGGATTTCGTTCGCCTCGATCCGGTAAAACCAACGTTACTTGATGCCCCATTTTTACAAATCGAGTAACGATTTCCCCGGCATAAACAGCCATACCACCCGGATCCGGCGGCCAATACTCACTGATAAATAAAATGTGAACTGGTTTGGTCATGGAAGTAATGTTAGTTGAGTTCGTCGGAAGCAATCTGTTCCCATTTGGAGCGTCTTTGAAGAATGAGTTTGGATCGATTCACTGATAGCAAGTTTTGCTTTTTCCAACTGGCGAATGTTCGTGAGAGCACTTCGGAGACTGTACCGCACTCTTGCGCTAACGACTGTTTCGTTTGATGTAACTCGATTTCGACCGTGTCGCCTATCCATCGGTTGTTTGACAACTCCAACAGTCGGTGTGCGATTCGTGCCGGCATACTCAAAGCCGTTCGCTCTTCAATTTTCGCCACCAGCATCCGCAGTTTATCGGCAAGCGCGGCGAGGAGTGCCAACGCCAATTCGGGACGAGCGGCAATCATCATCTTCAATTTAGAAAGCGGTAGTGTTGCCACTTGCGAATTCGTTTCCGCAATCGCGGTCACCGGGTATTGTGCGCCAAGCAAGGAAGGTACTTCAGCGAATACTTCGCCAGGGGAGATGCGGTGAATCAAGATTTCTTTTCCATCGGGACGATAGCGAACCGCTTTGATCGATCCCGAAACCAACCAATGTAAGCCATGGGAGGACTCACCTTGGGAAAAACTATGTCGCCGCTATGATAATTATCGTGTCGCACGTCAGCAACAATTAGCTGGCGGTCGTGCACGGTTAACGTGCGAAACAACTCTTGGTTCTCAATTGCGATACTCATGGTTTCCGATTTGGCTTCTCGTATAACATAGTACGTTGACAGGAAGTGTGCAATGAGTCACTTTCATTTTGTTCTTATGTAACGGAGTTACTGTGGAGATTTGTCGCAGATTGGATTTTTCAATAGTAATCCTGATTACAGTGATTGCGTTACTTTTTTCTTTAGTGCAAACAAGTATCGCTGCTCCCGATTCGGAGTGGGAAACAATTGGAGGAAAAATGTTGCAAGTAGGGGATATTGCACCCGATTTTGAACTACAAGCTACCGATGGTTCGATGGTGAAGCTGTCATCATTACTGGGAAAGACTGTGGTAATTTACTTCTATCCGAAGGACAATACGCCCGGTTGTACAAAGGAAGCGTGTAACATTCGCGATAACTGGAGCGAGTACCAGAAGCGCGGATGGCTTGTATTCGGGATTAGTGCCGATTCCAACAAGAGCCACGTAAAGTTTACAAACGACCAATCGCTGCCGTTTCCACTACTTAGCGACACCAATCGCGAAGTGATGAAAGCCTTTGGTGCCTTCGGTAAAAAGAAATTCATGGGTAAGGAAATCGAGGGAACGTTGCGATACACGTTTGTCATTGGTGGCGATGGCAAAATCGTCCACATCGATCGCGACGTGAAGGTCGGTAACCACTCCGCCGATTTATTCCAAGCAGTTGGTAAGTAAACTCAAACTATGGTGAGTGTCGTGCCACGGGTTCATCTACCACAAAAAAAACGAAGCATCGAGATTGATAGCGGAACAACCCTCTTTCAAGCTCTCAGAGCTAACGACATTCCAATCGCCAGCTCGTGTCAAGGCGATGCTGTCTGTGGTCGTTGCGCCATCGAAATTGTGAACGGTATAGAGAATGTATCACCCATCGAGCCCGACGAGGTTCGGATGGCAGAACGATTGAAATGGCGCATTGACGATCCAAAGTGTCGAATACGTGCCGCTTGCCAGGTCCGCGTCCTACAAAACGAGATTACTGTTCGAACAACCTATTGGTAAATG
Encoded proteins:
- the ruvB gene encoding Holliday junction branch migration DNA helicase RuvB — translated: MNPALSNLPDDVQWDIQLRPTKLADFVGQSKLKENLSVFIQAAKGRGEPLDHTLFSGPPGLGKTTLATIVANELEVDFRATSGPTLERPADLAGILTSLAPRSILFIDEIHRLNPVVEEYLYPALEEFRIDIIIDKGPAARTIQLNLPPFTLIGATTRAGLLTAPLRARFGVTARLDYYHADELARIVHRSARLLNIPVDKSAATEIASRSRGTPRIANRLLRRLRDFAQVEGNGSIDIQLAKSSLHRLEIDEAGLDEMDKRILNSLIQKFGGGPTGLTTIAVAVGEDPGTIEEVYEPFLIQEGFLARTPRGRVVTRRAYQHLGLKYTGSQESLL
- the queA gene encoding tRNA preQ1(34) S-adenosylmethionine ribosyltransferase-isomerase QueA; this translates as MTLSSEGKSIAPEDNLENYSFDLPPELIAQQAAEPRDSSRLLYANRAKGVIQHHHFTDLPELLQPGDLLVYNNSRVIPARIHTHSRGGGNLEILLAEPIATLGETDFYRSNLLSQGEVEWKVLAKPSKRLRVGDQIDLPFGANMEVLKRFDDGERIVRIRLADESETFLSWLTRVGEMPLPPYIERNVIAADRERYQTVYSQSEGSVAAPTAGLHFTPELMNRLRTRGIEFAEITLHVGLGTFQPVRVENIRDHRIHPEWVQVEPAAVTTIRRAKQDGRRVIAIGTTVTRTLEMLAQNETLDEFRNWCDLYILPGHRFRFVDGMITNFHLPKSSLFILICALLGREQALAIYRTAIQERYRFYSYGDGCLFV
- the ispD gene encoding 2-C-methyl-D-erythritol 4-phosphate cytidylyltransferase: MATVASSYKSIGGIIVAGGSGNRFGSETPKQFLTLGNRWVIEWSLEQFYRSEVIEHIVVVVPTDWLAVCHERWKRYQPKLSAVVAGGATRFQSVSNALSALHDGTQLVLIHDAARPGVTTQLIETVADAALQCGAALPVTPVAATVKRISGDYVTDTLDRSELALAQTPQGFKLDLLRKAIAVSPENIQSVTDEIQLIEAMEPGRVKWVAGSARNEKITTTEDFTRIEQLLTGSPNMEIRTGIGYDVHQFASGRALVLGGVTIPASVGLLGHSDADVLCHAIADAVLGAAALGDIGVHFPDTDPAWKGISSLILLKRVAELIAETGYSITNIDATLIMETPKVMPFAAEMIANIAFSFDLKVEQISVKATTNERLGFVGRKEGAAAMAIATLRRAVRD
- a CDS encoding DedA family protein produces the protein MIEQFLYHVALWLDGIHTWWIYAAIGSIAFIENIFFPFPGDVLLVFSAIYVRQGRLEFLPAYSWSILGGTLGYLCFFLILRSLVHLLERPAVKRFFPDSERLRVHAMFEKYGGWLILGNRFITGVRSMVALISAIADYPILPFIVLSSISTALYNLILFILGYSVGHSVQSIDEMIHGAQATIGRIGWIPVLITTIGLTFLTIYIYRVYKRTKESK
- the gltX gene encoding glutamate--tRNA ligase, with the translated sequence MSVRVRFAPSPTGELHIGGLRTALYDWLWARKQNGAFVLRIDDTDRTRFVDGAEERIVAFLSDFGLTPDESPQIGGPYAPYRQSDRFAMYREAADRLLASGACYRCFCTTERIDAMQAARRAQKLPPRYDRHCRSLTKVESDRRALTEPFTIRIAMPDKEVVVHDELRGDVRFQPGSTDDTILIKSDGWPTYHIATIVDDYAMKISDVLRGEEWLPSLPIHKVIAEQLGYSQPRYYHTGLLVDAEGKKLSKRTGGATVAEWLQAGIPREALLNVIARLGWDPQTNELLSLEQMVERFELSALSTHSTMFSDTSFQHFTREAFTKLSVEQLAQQWQPLAELLPFDSEGVAFGFAKEEANSFHDITSEMKYWIDLKSGVLPREQSDPLPEGFVSSLLETEDLSLWLKGLSKATGLKGKELWMSLRRKITGREHGPELIRICNYLGRERVLQLLQKLN
- a CDS encoding D-alanine--D-alanine ligase, giving the protein MRIVVLMGGESTERRVSLASGEAVAAGLQRLGHTVYKLDPVFPDEWAAADRPLLTGPVGETPPEDLSQLPRPTPQRIGRLLETIASLAPDVVFPILHGGIGEDGTLQGLLEWAGIPFTGSSSITCKLAMDKAVSKRLFRVCNIPTPAWIYFSRYDNTPLAEISSEIDERIGYPCVVKPNCGGSTVGMSIINSIAELPDAIEAVRKLNDDILIEKYIEGRELTVAVVGDQVLPVVEICPKSGFYDYKSKYTAGNTEYLVPAPIDENVFLRAQDLGKAVWQSLMARGFGRSDFRLSPDGLLYCLELNTLPGMTNLSLVPKAAAAVGIDFDGLLAKILETVPSK
- a CDS encoding tetratricopeptide repeat protein, giving the protein MDELDSWNWKKLFAAIWLPVAVGFVIRGLYLYEYSSSVLFLSPSVDALYHLDWAEKISHGIFFPEPGHPFFRAPLYPFFLGLLSWLGCTQLLLAWVQVVLSLVSIVLIAAIAARLHSLCSARIAAWIAAIYAPLFTYQIEFQLPVLIVPLFLGVVYNFIVFDLHGKARSLLCASVGIGLLAITQVNGLVLLLVLFYFIFRNRLQLGLRSSILVGTLWLVPILPITLANWIEAKQFVPIATQGGVNFYLGNNPIADGAYAVHPQLGYDWTWDDAKAFLEAKTDAEADRAYYRKGIEFWREHPQAAIKVTLRKLGYLFHHFEIGNNRDLQRFWQERPIARWLFTEFAFGVLATLGLASMIHAFKNCTNRIVIISGLLFLLSYVPFFITARYRLPFAVLLIPFASILLARLSDKHSRYSLSDIVAIVMSVVLVWLPVGVPKIDPAHYEYTKGNAYLRLHRYNEAVTCYRKALSVNPVHELSRVNYSTILIANNRFNEADTLLMSYVTRIRIESRDSLADKTIDGKVWNNLGVVYQQLGEFSKADSFYSNAVRSNRPDRIALDNISNLIDAAFQCDTTDLEQYRKAFWYLYKRMIQKIQLENDDLDNLTAESREKIRRRMNELVKMDRHIQSKNGSGKYLSNF
- a CDS encoding glycosyltransferase family 4 protein codes for the protein MTKPVHILFISEYWPPDPGGMAVYAGEIVTRFVKMGHQVTLVLPDRGERNPVGNENLQVLLFSVPKVHALGRLAILPVLFRQIDWVAIDVVIDLSVFPYAGVTALFCKHYKKPHYIGAHGNEVSRLFPGNGLSRVFTHYCLYAYRNATGIAANSHFTANHFRQWQIPMERIHVIPCGVNTDFFTPASPSEQELREIGGSVTGVRLVYAAMLTRLKGHELFLQSLPLIQKEFPSVTVDFAGTGPLEAELKQLAKELKVDNLIRWHGQLPQSKLRTLFRAANLTVLATRNDPKYYEGFGLVIAEAMACGCPVAVTNVGGQTEFVSEDTGILFEAENSLDIATKVIQLLQNPEQLQAMRQQARQTIQQDYTWDHSAEKWQRLLLTTQEIF
- a CDS encoding Crp/Fnr family transcriptional regulator; translation: MVSGSIKAVRYRPDGKEILIHRISPGEVFAEVPSLLGAQYPVTAIAETNSQVATLPLSKLKMMIAARPELALALLAALADKLRMLVAKIEERTALSMPARIAHRLLELSNNRWIGDTVEIELHQTKQSLAQECGTVSEVLSRTFASWKKQNLLSVNRSKLILQRRSKWEQIASDELN